The Streptomyces sp. NL15-2K genome contains a region encoding:
- a CDS encoding MBL fold metallo-hydrolase: MRVDVRQVADDTYLVHGSNTNWVILTEGDAATLVDTGYPGDREQLLASLAEVGSSPEAVSAVLITHAHNDHLGSAEYLRGAYGTPVYLHEDEVPHARREFLHQVSVGTVLKNGWRPGVLPWAVHAIRSGGTAHVPVASPQAFPAAGPLDLPGRPVPVPTPGHTDGHAAYHLPGKGVVISGDALVSGHPTSRVKGPQLLPDMFHHERPRAVASLEILAALDGDLLLPGHGPAHRGPVREAALQARERAL; the protein is encoded by the coding sequence ATGCGGGTAGACGTGCGGCAAGTCGCCGACGACACCTATCTGGTGCACGGCAGCAACACCAACTGGGTGATCCTCACGGAGGGGGACGCCGCGACCCTGGTCGACACCGGCTACCCCGGGGACCGGGAGCAGCTGCTCGCCTCCCTCGCGGAGGTGGGCAGTTCACCGGAGGCGGTCTCGGCCGTGCTCATCACCCACGCCCACAACGACCACCTGGGCTCCGCGGAGTACCTGCGCGGCGCCTACGGCACTCCGGTGTACCTGCACGAGGACGAAGTGCCGCACGCCCGCCGGGAGTTCCTGCACCAGGTAAGCGTCGGGACGGTCCTGAAGAACGGCTGGCGCCCCGGTGTGCTGCCGTGGGCCGTGCACGCGATCCGTTCGGGCGGCACCGCCCACGTGCCGGTCGCCTCTCCGCAGGCGTTCCCGGCGGCGGGCCCGCTCGATCTTCCCGGCCGGCCCGTCCCGGTGCCGACGCCCGGCCACACCGACGGGCACGCCGCGTACCACCTCCCGGGCAAGGGCGTGGTGATCTCGGGCGACGCCCTGGTGAGCGGTCACCCCACCTCGCGGGTCAAGGGGCCGCAGCTGCTGCCGGACATGTTCCACCACGAACGGCCCCGTGCCGTGGCCTCGCTGGAGATACTCGCCGCGCTGGACGGCGATCTCCTTCTCCCCGGGCACGGGCCCGCGCACCGCGGTCCGGTCCGTGAAGCGGCACTTCAGGCCCGGGAGCGCG
- a CDS encoding acyltransferase — MSAETGRPTAVHRRVELDMLRALVVLGLVFFHAALVFSPDDDFYVKNAQTTEAVTVVAGLGVVWAMPLLFLVAGLGARYSLRRRGPAGFARERLLRLGVPLVFATLVLCPLPQWLRLRAADPGYDESYWRFWPRFLTVRPDLGDFPFVLEGDHFETGHLWFVVLLLVFSLLLAPVAAPLASAGDRAGGAVGRRPALLLLPAPALALINALLGMEESFAGWNRWAYLLFFLLGHALAGDDRIRAAMRRLALPVGVLGIVLFLGTAPGFMSQDDPFTARTTFALFTRALFGAAGWCWVVAILGLLDRPRDGGGRDGGPREAGSRERGSPEGGQRKSGSCKNGSRKNGSRERGSPGSEPSSRVLPYLAVAALPLYVLHQPVLVAIAYGAVGWAAPIVVKYVVIVVSSLAVILVVYEYAVRRTRITRFLFGMRPDPPPPPPS; from the coding sequence ATGAGTGCGGAGACCGGGCGGCCGACAGCCGTTCACCGACGGGTCGAACTGGACATGCTCCGTGCCCTCGTCGTCCTCGGCCTGGTCTTCTTCCACGCCGCTCTGGTCTTCTCCCCGGACGACGACTTCTACGTCAAGAACGCGCAGACCACCGAAGCCGTGACAGTCGTCGCCGGGCTCGGTGTGGTCTGGGCGATGCCCCTGCTGTTCCTCGTCGCCGGTCTCGGCGCCCGGTACTCGCTCCGTCGTCGCGGGCCGGCCGGATTCGCCCGCGAACGGCTGCTGCGCCTCGGCGTCCCGTTGGTCTTCGCGACGCTCGTCCTGTGTCCCCTGCCCCAGTGGTTGCGTCTGCGCGCCGCCGACCCCGGTTACGACGAGTCCTACTGGCGGTTCTGGCCCCGGTTCCTCACCGTCCGCCCGGACCTCGGCGACTTCCCCTTCGTCCTCGAAGGGGACCACTTCGAGACCGGGCACCTGTGGTTCGTCGTCCTCCTGCTCGTCTTCAGCCTCCTCCTCGCGCCGGTCGCCGCTCCCCTCGCGTCCGCCGGCGACCGCGCGGGCGGCGCGGTGGGGCGGCGGCCCGCCCTGCTCCTCCTGCCCGCGCCGGCGCTCGCCCTGATCAACGCGCTGCTGGGCATGGAGGAGAGCTTCGCGGGCTGGAACCGCTGGGCCTATCTGCTGTTCTTCCTCCTCGGCCACGCGCTGGCCGGGGACGACCGGATCCGCGCGGCCATGCGCCGACTCGCCCTTCCCGTCGGCGTGCTGGGGATCGTCCTGTTCCTGGGGACCGCGCCCGGATTCATGTCGCAGGACGATCCGTTCACCGCGAGGACCACCTTCGCACTGTTCACCCGGGCGCTGTTCGGTGCGGCGGGCTGGTGCTGGGTGGTGGCGATCCTCGGGCTGCTGGATCGGCCGCGCGACGGCGGGGGACGTGACGGCGGGCCACGCGAGGCCGGGTCGCGGGAGCGCGGGTCACCGGAGGGCGGGCAACGCAAGAGCGGGTCATGCAAGAACGGGTCACGCAAGAACGGGTCACGCGAGCGCGGGTCGCCCGGAAGTGAGCCGTCCTCCCGCGTGCTGCCCTATCTCGCGGTCGCCGCCCTGCCGTTGTACGTGCTGCACCAGCCCGTCCTGGTCGCCATCGCGTACGGAGCCGTGGGCTGGGCCGCCCCCATCGTGGTGAAGTACGTGGTCATCGTGGTCTCTTCCCTGGCCGTGATCCTCGTGGTGTACGAGTACGCCGTGCGCAGGACTCGGATCACCCGCTTCCTGTTCGGCATGCGACCGGACCCGCCCCCTCCGCCTCCCTCATGA